The following coding sequences lie in one Flagellimonas eckloniae genomic window:
- a CDS encoding C40 family peptidase produces the protein MLRKTLYFLALLTIIGCGSAKKKRTYSTPRTVTVEGTAENTTLPEKSKKEERKDKKAENIIATALTFSGTRYKFGGTTRKGMDCSGLVYVALKENDIVFPRVSYQMAEEGKRIKVGQVQKGDLLFFKTGKSGKRINHVGLVVDVKGNDIKFIHASTSRGVIVSSLREGYWNYAFVKAMRIL, from the coding sequence ATGTTACGGAAAACACTCTATTTTCTAGCTCTTTTAACCATTATTGGCTGTGGGTCGGCCAAGAAAAAAAGAACCTACAGCACTCCCCGAACCGTTACTGTTGAGGGTACTGCTGAAAACACCACGCTCCCCGAAAAAAGCAAAAAAGAAGAACGAAAGGACAAAAAAGCCGAAAATATTATCGCTACGGCGTTGACCTTTTCAGGTACACGGTACAAGTTTGGAGGCACTACACGAAAGGGAATGGATTGTTCCGGTTTAGTATATGTTGCTTTAAAAGAAAATGATATTGTTTTTCCTCGGGTTTCCTACCAAATGGCAGAGGAGGGAAAACGCATAAAAGTAGGTCAAGTACAGAAGGGCGACCTTCTTTTCTTTAAGACCGGTAAAAGCGGAAAACGTATAAACCATGTAGGTTTAGTTGTTGATGTTAAAGGAAACGACATAAAATTTATTCACGCCTCAACCTCGAGAGGTGTAATCGTATCTTCCTTACGGGAAGGCTATTGGAATTATGCTTTTGTAAAGGCCATGCGAATTCTATAA
- a CDS encoding carboxy terminal-processing peptidase: protein MKKNFAFALLVILVAVASCSFTNKSFENDDKDKLLLDLITYVLERGHYEPKDLNDNFSSNVFDDFVDILDPTKRYFLASDIKEFEKYRFQIDDEIRNTDITFFNVVYQRLMKRMDEAKGIYADVLSNPFDYTMEEDINIDYRDQEFASNKKQLKERWRKQLKYNTLGVFDNKVDNKIAEMKGGMAGEGGDIAYASTVVNLKEANSVLKDVTITEIEIASRENTKNTLDEFFDFIEDLERKDWFVQYINTIVDEFDPHTFYFAPDDKEKFDIGMSGKFEGIGARLQKKPEGARIMEIISGGPVWREQSLEVGDEILKVGQDGEEPIDIVGMRLDDAIKLIKGQKGTVVDLTVRRVDGTIEEVSITRDVVMLEESYAKSATVKGDDHKYGLINLPKFYVDFEDYTERNAASDVAKEVERLKEEGVEGIVLDLRDNGGGSLKTVVEMAGLFIKDGPIVQVRSSGQRKEVHEDKDERIQWDGPLVILVNELSASASEILAAAMQDYKRAVVIGSKQTFGKGTVQNVIPLDNIVRSNEHGDLGAIKLTTQKFYRINGGSTQLEGVKSDIVVPDRYSYIDLGERDQENPLGWDKITPADYEIWDGYIDFETTIANSKKRMEGNQQIKLIEDNAKWLKEQQDETIVSLSYDSYKSREQQAKKRAEQFKSLREYDSKLTFGSLKYETELFTKDSVLREKRNRWHKNLAKDIYVEEAVNVLKDLKLNNIKGAERKLASVKG, encoded by the coding sequence ATGAAGAAGAATTTCGCCTTTGCGCTTTTAGTAATTCTTGTTGCAGTAGCTTCCTGCAGTTTTACAAATAAATCATTTGAGAATGATGACAAGGATAAGTTGCTGTTGGACTTGATTACCTACGTATTGGAACGGGGACATTATGAGCCCAAAGACTTGAACGATAATTTTTCATCAAATGTCTTTGATGATTTTGTCGATATTCTAGATCCTACAAAAAGGTATTTTTTAGCCAGCGATATCAAAGAATTTGAAAAATATAGGTTTCAAATTGATGATGAAATACGAAATACAGACATCACTTTTTTCAATGTAGTGTACCAGCGTTTAATGAAACGTATGGATGAAGCAAAGGGAATTTATGCAGACGTACTTTCCAATCCGTTTGATTACACAATGGAGGAAGATATCAATATTGATTATCGTGATCAGGAATTCGCCTCCAACAAAAAGCAACTTAAAGAACGTTGGAGAAAACAACTGAAATATAATACTCTTGGTGTTTTTGACAACAAGGTGGACAACAAGATAGCAGAGATGAAGGGTGGTATGGCAGGCGAAGGAGGAGACATCGCCTATGCAAGTACCGTTGTAAACTTAAAAGAGGCCAATTCGGTTTTAAAGGATGTTACCATTACTGAAATTGAAATTGCTTCCAGAGAGAATACCAAGAACACTTTGGATGAATTCTTTGATTTTATAGAAGACTTGGAGCGCAAGGATTGGTTTGTTCAATATATCAATACTATTGTTGACGAATTTGACCCACATACCTTTTATTTTGCTCCTGATGACAAGGAGAAATTTGATATTGGAATGTCCGGTAAGTTTGAAGGAATAGGTGCTAGACTGCAAAAGAAACCAGAAGGAGCCAGGATTATGGAAATTATTTCCGGAGGCCCGGTATGGAGGGAACAAAGCTTGGAAGTTGGTGATGAAATTTTGAAAGTAGGGCAAGATGGCGAAGAACCTATTGACATCGTTGGAATGCGTTTGGATGATGCCATTAAATTGATAAAAGGACAAAAAGGAACCGTTGTTGACCTTACCGTTAGACGAGTAGATGGTACTATTGAAGAAGTCTCCATAACCAGGGATGTAGTCATGTTGGAAGAATCCTATGCAAAGTCCGCTACCGTAAAAGGTGACGATCATAAATATGGTCTCATCAATTTACCTAAATTTTATGTAGATTTTGAAGATTATACCGAAAGAAACGCGGCTTCAGATGTTGCCAAAGAAGTTGAGCGACTAAAGGAAGAAGGCGTTGAAGGGATTGTTTTGGATTTAAGGGACAATGGAGGCGGTTCGTTAAAAACTGTTGTGGAAATGGCAGGTCTTTTCATTAAAGATGGCCCAATTGTGCAGGTACGCTCTTCAGGACAGCGAAAAGAAGTGCATGAAGATAAGGATGAGCGCATTCAGTGGGATGGCCCATTGGTTATTTTGGTGAACGAATTATCTGCTTCGGCTTCCGAAATTTTGGCAGCTGCCATGCAGGATTATAAAAGAGCTGTTGTTATTGGAAGCAAGCAAACCTTTGGAAAAGGGACTGTTCAGAATGTAATTCCTTTGGATAATATAGTACGAAGCAATGAACACGGGGATTTGGGTGCAATTAAACTTACCACCCAAAAATTCTATAGGATCAATGGAGGCTCTACACAGTTGGAAGGAGTTAAAAGTGATATTGTGGTACCAGACCGATACAGTTACATAGATCTTGGAGAACGAGATCAAGAAAATCCATTGGGTTGGGATAAAATCACACCTGCCGATTATGAGATATGGGATGGTTATATCGATTTTGAAACTACCATTGCCAATAGTAAAAAACGAATGGAAGGCAACCAACAGATAAAGTTGATTGAGGACAATGCCAAATGGTTAAAAGAGCAGCAAGATGAAACTATTGTTTCCTTAAGCTATGATTCCTATAAAAGCAGGGAGCAACAGGCTAAAAAACGCGCGGAACAATTTAAGAGCTTAAGGGAATATGATTCCAAACTTACGTTCGGATCTTTAAAATACGAAACAGAATTGTTTACCAAAGACTCAGTGCTACGGGAAAAAAGAAATCGCTGGCACAAAAATTTGGCAAAAGACATTTATGTTGAAGAAGCAGTAAATGTGCTAAAAGACTTGAAATTGAACAATATTAAAGGAGCCGAAAGAAAATTGGCCAGTGTAAAAGGATAA
- a CDS encoding ComEC/Rec2 family competence protein — translation MTLCLIIGIVIGFNIQVDWRVPVYCILTLLLLLFWAKRKQTRNGFPYFELIFVFATSLLGIFIVTVAQSKSLPTHYSKKNFTEQKLWELKIREVLKPNPFTQRYVVNVISLENEQSSGNLILNFPIDSTAKKLKVDDELIVFSKAETIKPSLNPHQFDYKDYLKKLGIYHQIRVNSKDYIFKESASTTIYGLASNFREHIITKLKTKDFGEDELAVIQALLLGQRSDISESTYNNYKNAGAVHILAVSGLHVGILLLLLQFLLNPIERFPKGKGIKLVLIVFLLWAYAFIAGLSPSIVRAVTMFSFLAYAMYLNRPTNAFNSIALSMFFILLIKPLFLFQVGFQMSYAAVFAIVWIYPKLQQFWFPENYLIQKIWQLFSVSVAAQLGVLPISLFYFHQFPALFFVSNLLIIPFLGFILGMGVLVILLSIFIVYPILWFTLTTK, via the coding sequence TTGACGTTATGTCTAATTATAGGCATTGTCATAGGTTTTAATATTCAGGTTGATTGGCGAGTTCCTGTCTATTGTATTTTAACCCTGCTTCTGTTATTGTTTTGGGCCAAAAGGAAACAAACTCGTAATGGATTTCCTTATTTCGAATTAATTTTTGTTTTTGCCACATCACTTTTGGGAATTTTTATTGTTACCGTAGCTCAATCCAAAAGTCTTCCAACCCATTATTCAAAGAAAAACTTTACTGAACAAAAACTGTGGGAACTTAAGATTAGGGAAGTTCTTAAACCCAATCCATTTACCCAACGCTATGTGGTGAACGTAATTTCCCTGGAAAATGAACAAAGTTCCGGAAACTTGATTTTGAATTTTCCGATAGATTCCACAGCAAAAAAGCTAAAAGTTGATGACGAACTCATTGTATTTTCAAAAGCGGAAACAATCAAACCGTCTTTAAATCCGCACCAATTTGATTATAAGGATTATTTGAAAAAGCTGGGGATTTACCATCAGATCAGGGTCAATTCAAAAGACTATATTTTCAAAGAAAGTGCTTCTACAACAATTTATGGCCTAGCCTCCAATTTCCGGGAGCACATAATAACAAAATTAAAAACCAAAGACTTTGGAGAAGATGAACTAGCTGTAATTCAAGCTTTATTGCTGGGTCAACGTAGCGACATTTCGGAAAGCACCTATAACAATTACAAAAATGCCGGAGCCGTTCATATTTTGGCCGTTTCCGGGCTTCATGTGGGTATTCTCCTGTTGTTACTCCAATTTTTGCTAAATCCCATAGAACGATTCCCTAAAGGGAAAGGCATAAAATTGGTGTTGATTGTCTTTTTACTTTGGGCTTACGCTTTTATAGCAGGACTTTCCCCTTCTATTGTAAGAGCTGTGACCATGTTCTCCTTTTTAGCCTATGCAATGTATCTGAATAGACCCACCAATGCTTTTAATAGTATTGCCTTATCCATGTTCTTCATTTTGCTAATAAAGCCCTTGTTTTTATTCCAGGTAGGGTTTCAAATGAGCTACGCGGCAGTTTTTGCCATTGTTTGGATTTATCCGAAACTCCAGCAATTCTGGTTTCCTGAAAATTATCTAATTCAAAAAATATGGCAATTGTTTTCCGTAAGCGTTGCGGCACAATTGGGTGTTTTACCCATCAGTCTTTTTTACTTCCATCAATTTCCGGCTTTGTTCTTTGTATCCAATCTTCTAATCATTCCATTCTTAGGTTTTATTCTTGGAATGGGCGTTTTGGTTATTCTGCTGTCCATTTTTATAGTCTACCCAATTTTATGGTTTACGCTTACAACCAAGTAA
- a CDS encoding alpha/beta hydrolase, with product MKKIIALSICILFLFSACQKKSKIEDTTTSDSAEEISFVTSDGIKIYGDLYEIDKTSPVILLFHQGGSNARAEYGSIIPRLVGKGFNILAIDQRMGGQIYGNYNRTLTTISDHSFGNPYTYCDAYNNLESALNFIISSGFTGNKIVWGSSYSASLAIQLASQNQDKINGVLAFSPASGGSMKNCLPDPYFETLKVPLLLLRPPNEMRNENVQAQFELAKVNGHQTYAAKYGVHGSSMLVSERVGNDVSETWQVVTTFLEEIR from the coding sequence ATGAAAAAAATTATCGCACTATCAATTTGTATACTATTCCTATTTAGTGCTTGCCAAAAAAAAAGCAAAATTGAGGATACTACTACAAGTGATTCAGCAGAAGAAATCAGTTTTGTTACCTCAGATGGTATTAAGATATATGGCGACTTATATGAAATAGATAAAACCAGTCCCGTAATTTTACTCTTCCATCAAGGTGGGTCTAATGCAAGGGCAGAATATGGGTCCATTATTCCAAGACTTGTGGGTAAAGGGTTCAATATCTTAGCAATTGACCAAAGAATGGGTGGACAAATCTATGGTAATTACAATAGAACCCTCACCACTATTTCTGACCATAGTTTTGGCAATCCATATACATATTGTGATGCATACAACAATCTTGAAAGTGCATTAAATTTCATTATCAGTTCAGGGTTCACTGGAAATAAAATTGTTTGGGGAAGCAGTTACAGTGCTTCTTTGGCTATTCAGCTAGCCAGTCAAAATCAAGATAAAATAAATGGTGTATTGGCTTTTTCCCCAGCTTCCGGAGGTTCTATGAAAAATTGCTTGCCAGACCCTTACTTTGAAACTTTAAAAGTTCCATTGTTGCTGTTAAGGCCACCAAATGAAATGAGAAATGAAAATGTGCAAGCTCAATTTGAATTGGCCAAGGTTAATGGACATCAAACTTATGCCGCAAAATATGGAGTACATGGTTCTTCCATGCTTGTAAGTGAGCGCGTTGGAAATGACGTTAGTGAAACTTGGCAAGTGGTTACAACATTTCTTGAGGAGATTAGATGA
- a CDS encoding peptide MFS transporter gives MSDIVKPASEKELFGHPQGLFYLFFAELWERFSFYGMRALLTLYMVNVIFEALSTRDYAAAAVYASYGSLVYASTVIGGKISDSILGMRSSIFLGGILMALGHFVLAIENNTAFFLALAFIIVGNGFFKPNISTFVGTLYKDGDTRKDSGFTIFYMGINIGGFISPLLCGWLGETYGWHYGFGLAGIGMLTGLLFFWSGIKKNVFGEGGKPPSVEVYEKKVIGIPQKHLIPILAFLSAPLIAYLLHSYKSLGGEGSFFEDQNIVNVLFKLIGVAILVYMGMIMIKSTLDERKKLFMALLITFFMTIFWGFHELHGSVITLFAARNVNLSLINASQTNALNSMFIFILAIPISLVWTYLAKKKLNPRTPYKFGLGLVLAGLSFYVVSLSGGAADENGMVPFSYLLWLYFILSVGELFMSPVGLSKITDLSPKRIVAFMMGVWFLSSAFAFQVVGFISKQLAIESTDSNVGGLDTLDVYLDGFRLIAIYALVAGIVVLVFGPLMKKLMGNVH, from the coding sequence ATGTCAGATATTGTAAAACCAGCCAGTGAAAAGGAGCTTTTTGGGCATCCACAAGGTCTTTTCTATTTGTTCTTTGCCGAATTATGGGAGCGTTTCAGTTTCTATGGGATGCGGGCCTTGCTCACCCTGTATATGGTCAATGTTATATTCGAGGCCTTATCAACAAGAGATTATGCTGCAGCTGCAGTATATGCTTCTTATGGTTCTTTGGTCTATGCATCAACAGTAATTGGAGGAAAAATATCGGATTCTATTCTAGGTATGCGTTCTTCAATTTTTTTGGGTGGTATTTTAATGGCGTTGGGGCATTTTGTATTGGCCATCGAGAACAATACAGCCTTCTTTTTGGCCTTGGCATTTATTATAGTTGGGAATGGATTTTTTAAACCTAACATATCAACATTTGTAGGAACCTTGTACAAAGATGGGGATACCAGAAAAGATTCTGGATTTACTATTTTTTATATGGGTATCAATATTGGTGGCTTCATATCACCTCTACTATGCGGATGGCTGGGAGAAACGTATGGATGGCATTATGGTTTTGGTTTGGCCGGAATAGGAATGCTTACAGGATTACTTTTCTTTTGGAGCGGGATAAAAAAGAACGTTTTTGGTGAAGGGGGCAAACCACCGAGTGTTGAGGTTTATGAGAAAAAAGTGATAGGAATTCCTCAAAAACACCTTATTCCAATTTTAGCATTTTTATCAGCTCCTTTGATTGCGTATTTATTGCATTCCTATAAATCTTTAGGAGGTGAAGGAAGTTTTTTTGAGGATCAAAACATTGTAAATGTATTGTTCAAATTGATTGGAGTGGCAATTTTAGTTTACATGGGTATGATAATGATTAAATCTACCTTGGATGAGCGAAAAAAGCTTTTTATGGCTTTATTGATTACTTTTTTCATGACCATATTTTGGGGGTTTCATGAGTTACATGGTAGTGTAATTACCCTTTTTGCAGCCAGAAATGTGAACTTGTCCCTCATTAATGCAAGTCAGACCAACGCCTTGAATTCCATGTTCATCTTTATTTTGGCGATTCCAATTTCATTGGTTTGGACGTATTTAGCAAAAAAGAAATTAAATCCAAGAACGCCCTATAAATTTGGTTTGGGTCTGGTTTTGGCTGGTTTAAGTTTTTACGTGGTGTCCCTAAGCGGCGGAGCGGCGGATGAAAATGGAATGGTGCCATTTTCTTATTTACTCTGGCTATATTTTATATTATCAGTTGGAGAATTATTTATGTCACCTGTTGGACTTTCAAAGATTACTGATTTATCACCAAAAAGAATTGTGGCATTTATGATGGGAGTTTGGTTTCTTTCCTCTGCTTTTGCTTTTCAAGTGGTTGGTTTTATTTCGAAACAACTGGCTATTGAAAGCACAGATAGCAATGTGGGTGGTTTGGATACGCTTGATGTATATTTAGACGGTTTTCGCTTAATTGCAATATATGCCTTGGTTGCGGGAATTGTGGTATTGGTGTTTGGTCCGCTCATGAAAAAGTTGATGGGCAACGTTCACTGA
- a CDS encoding DEAD/DEAH box helicase, whose translation MTFEDLKLIPSILKALKDKNYTEPTSIQAKSIPLILNREDVLGSAQTGTGKTAAFAIPIIQHLANDKQKQSGKRRISALVITPTRELAIQIGENFAAYGKYTTITNTVIFGGVNQRPQVNILKKGVDVLIATPGRLLDLMNQGYISLRDVDYFVLDEADRMLDMGFIHDIKKILSKLPKKRQSLFFSATMPKNILGLSQQILINPKKVAVNPVSSTAETIQQFLYTTNKQDKSKLLLHILKNPEIGQALLFSRTKHGANRIVRNLQKKKIDCAAIHGDKSQNQRQKALKGFKAENIRVLVATDIAARGIDIDRLRYVINYDIPNEPETYVHRIGRCGRAGEEGTSISICEPEENVYIRDIERLIKQKIEVVSENPFPQTDKPMNTTEKKAMEKEKQRKKQEFFANRNKKRGSQNPGFKRKKR comes from the coding sequence ATGACATTCGAAGATTTAAAATTGATTCCCTCCATCCTCAAAGCCTTGAAGGATAAAAACTATACGGAGCCAACTTCTATTCAGGCTAAATCAATTCCATTGATTTTAAATAGGGAAGATGTTTTGGGCAGCGCACAGACTGGAACAGGAAAAACTGCGGCCTTTGCCATTCCCATTATTCAACATTTGGCGAATGACAAACAAAAACAAAGTGGTAAGCGAAGGATTTCGGCACTGGTGATAACTCCAACGCGAGAGCTTGCCATCCAAATTGGGGAAAACTTTGCCGCTTATGGGAAATACACTACTATCACAAATACGGTAATTTTCGGAGGTGTAAATCAAAGACCCCAAGTAAATATATTGAAGAAAGGTGTTGATGTTTTAATTGCCACTCCCGGACGTTTGTTGGATTTGATGAACCAAGGGTATATTTCCTTGCGGGATGTTGACTATTTTGTATTGGATGAGGCAGATCGTATGTTGGATATGGGTTTTATTCATGATATAAAGAAGATTCTTTCCAAATTGCCTAAAAAAAGACAGTCCTTGTTTTTCTCCGCAACAATGCCAAAAAATATTTTGGGTCTGTCCCAGCAAATTTTAATCAATCCAAAAAAGGTAGCTGTCAACCCTGTTTCTTCCACGGCAGAAACCATTCAGCAGTTTCTATATACCACAAATAAGCAGGACAAAAGCAAACTCCTTTTACACATTCTAAAGAATCCTGAAATTGGGCAGGCGCTACTTTTTTCAAGAACCAAGCATGGAGCTAACCGTATTGTACGAAATCTTCAAAAGAAAAAAATTGATTGTGCTGCCATTCATGGTGACAAGTCTCAAAATCAACGACAAAAGGCACTAAAAGGGTTTAAAGCCGAAAACATTAGAGTATTGGTGGCTACGGATATTGCTGCACGCGGTATAGACATAGACAGACTTCGCTATGTCATTAATTATGACATCCCCAATGAGCCTGAAACCTATGTGCATAGAATTGGGCGTTGTGGGCGTGCCGGTGAAGAGGGCACTTCCATTTCAATATGCGAACCGGAGGAGAACGTTTACATAAGGGATATTGAAAGACTTATTAAGCAAAAGATTGAAGTTGTAAGTGAAAATCCATTTCCGCAGACCGACAAACCCATGAATACTACAGAAAAAAAGGCAATGGAAAAGGAAAAACAGCGGAAAAAACAAGAGTTTTTTGCCAATCGCAATAAAAAAAGAGGTTCACAAAATCCTGGTTTTAAAAGAAAGAAAAGATAA
- the lpxB gene encoding lipid-A-disaccharide synthase, which produces MKYYIIAGEASGDLHGSNLIKALKIEDEKAQIRCWGGDLMQKAGGELAKHYKDMAFMGFLEVLKNIPTIFKNIAFCKEDIQKFAPDLIIFIDFSGFNLRIAKWAKKNNFTTNYYISPQIWASREGRIEKIKRDIDAMYVILPFEKEFYEKKHNYPVHFVGHPLIDAIENTKIVDEPTFRKENGLDSKKPLIALLPGSRKQEVQKMLHIMLSISDDFPNYQFVIAGAPSLPNDFYASFLKENNVGYVSNQTYSLLKHSHAALVTSGTATLETALFGIPQVVCYKGNWISYQIAKRIITLDFISLVNLIMDREVVKELIQSDLTTSNLKTELSKIIEGNDRDRILEDYKLLKNKLGGKGASQLAAKLIIENA; this is translated from the coding sequence ATGAAGTACTACATTATAGCAGGTGAAGCTTCTGGAGACCTTCACGGCTCCAATCTTATCAAGGCCCTTAAAATAGAGGATGAGAAGGCTCAAATTCGTTGTTGGGGTGGCGATTTAATGCAAAAGGCAGGCGGGGAATTGGCCAAACATTACAAGGACATGGCCTTTATGGGGTTTCTGGAAGTTCTTAAAAATATCCCCACTATCTTCAAGAACATTGCTTTTTGCAAGGAAGACATTCAGAAATTTGCACCAGACCTCATTATTTTTATCGATTTTTCCGGTTTTAACCTGCGTATCGCAAAATGGGCGAAGAAAAATAATTTTACTACCAACTATTACATTTCACCACAAATTTGGGCTTCACGAGAAGGTAGAATTGAAAAAATTAAACGGGATATTGATGCCATGTATGTGATACTTCCGTTTGAAAAGGAGTTTTACGAAAAAAAACATAATTACCCTGTGCACTTTGTTGGTCATCCATTGATTGATGCCATTGAAAATACCAAAATTGTTGATGAACCCACTTTCAGAAAAGAAAACGGGTTGGATTCCAAAAAACCCCTAATTGCGCTATTACCTGGAAGTAGAAAACAAGAGGTTCAAAAGATGTTGCACATAATGCTATCTATTTCTGACGATTTTCCAAATTATCAGTTTGTTATAGCTGGTGCCCCCAGCTTACCAAATGACTTTTATGCCTCCTTTCTAAAAGAAAATAATGTAGGATACGTATCCAATCAAACTTATTCCCTATTAAAGCATTCGCATGCCGCATTGGTAACCAGCGGCACTGCGACCCTGGAAACCGCTCTTTTTGGCATCCCTCAAGTGGTATGCTATAAAGGAAATTGGATTTCCTATCAAATTGCTAAACGAATCATCACCTTGGATTTTATTTCACTAGTGAATCTAATTATGGATAGAGAAGTTGTCAAAGAACTGATTCAAAGTGATTTAACTACTTCTAACCTCAAAACTGAGCTTTCAAAAATTATAGAAGGGAATGATAGAGACCGCATTTTGGAAGACTATAAATTGCTAAAAAACAAATTGGGCGGAAAAGGTGCGAGTCAATTGGCGGCTAAATTAATCATCGAAAATGCTTAG
- a CDS encoding cytochrome c oxidase assembly factor Coa1 family protein, with amino-acid sequence MNTLIEHKSWFKRNWKWFLPSIIVLFLVLGLLFSTKLGGNIMGMAKVYSESSVCENALEIAKKDKKVIQLLGELQPLDKLAILEGAHNYSNDYNTLDITVRVTGSEKNKEQNGHFCR; translated from the coding sequence GTGAATACCCTAATTGAACATAAAAGTTGGTTTAAGCGAAATTGGAAATGGTTTCTTCCATCAATAATCGTTTTATTCTTGGTATTAGGTCTACTGTTTTCTACCAAACTGGGCGGGAATATTATGGGAATGGCCAAAGTCTATTCGGAATCATCGGTTTGCGAAAATGCACTGGAAATTGCAAAAAAGGACAAAAAAGTAATACAACTCCTGGGAGAATTGCAACCTCTGGACAAATTGGCAATCCTAGAGGGCGCGCACAACTATTCAAACGATTACAACACACTGGACATTACCGTTAGGGTTACTGGTTCAGAAAAAAATAAAGAGCAAAATGGACATTTCTGCAGATAG
- the surE gene encoding 5'/3'-nucleotidase SurE produces the protein MRKPLILVTNDDGITAPGLRTLIRLMKEIGEVIVVAPDSPQSGMGHAITIDSTLYSKKVTIDQEDGAPHEYSCSGTPADCVKLALQEILDRKPDICVSGINHGSNASINVIYSGTMSAAIEAGIEGIPAIGFSLCDYSWEADFSFVGKSIKSIVSEALAHGIPKGTVLNVNIPKTDAEPKGIKVCRQAKANWKEQFDKRTSPTGKDYYWLTGEFELLDKGEDTDIWALGQGYVSVVPTQFDLTAHHVISQVNNWNLNEH, from the coding sequence ATGAGAAAACCACTCATCTTAGTTACCAATGATGATGGAATTACTGCCCCAGGTCTTAGAACTTTAATCCGGTTAATGAAGGAGATAGGCGAGGTTATTGTTGTGGCTCCGGATAGCCCCCAATCTGGCATGGGACACGCCATAACCATAGACAGCACGCTGTATTCAAAGAAAGTGACCATTGATCAAGAAGATGGTGCTCCCCATGAATATAGTTGCAGCGGTACGCCTGCCGATTGTGTAAAGTTGGCCCTGCAAGAAATATTGGACAGAAAACCGGATATCTGCGTAAGCGGAATCAATCATGGCTCAAATGCTTCGATAAACGTTATTTACTCGGGAACCATGAGTGCCGCGATTGAAGCCGGTATTGAAGGTATTCCCGCCATTGGTTTTTCCTTATGTGACTATTCTTGGGAAGCGGATTTTAGCTTTGTGGGAAAATCGATAAAAAGTATTGTTTCTGAAGCATTGGCACACGGAATCCCAAAAGGTACTGTCCTCAATGTCAATATTCCAAAAACCGATGCCGAACCCAAGGGAATAAAGGTTTGCAGACAGGCCAAGGCCAACTGGAAAGAACAGTTTGATAAACGAACCAGCCCTACGGGAAAAGACTATTATTGGTTAACTGGTGAATTTGAATTGCTTGACAAAGGTGAGGATACCGATATTTGGGCTCTGGGACAAGGTTATGTTTCTGTGGTCCCCACCCAATTTGACCTTACCGCACATCATGTAATTTCCCAAGTAAACAATTGGAACTTAAATGAACACTAG